The segment GACCGGATCGCGCACAGCGTGGACGCGGAGCGCGACGATCTGCCCTGCCGGGCCAGCGAGGTGCTCGCCGCGGGAACGGGAATCGGCTTCTCCAAGAGTCACTTGCTCGCGGCGCTGCTGCGCGCGGTCGGCGTTCCGTCGGGCTTCTGCTACCAGGTTCTGCGCCGCTCGCCTGATGGAACCGAGACCCTGCTCTACGGCTTCAACGGCGTCTATCTGCCCAGCCGCGAGCGCTGGATCCTGCTCGACGCGCGCGGCAACAAGCCGGGACTCTCGGCCGAGTTCTCGATCGAGGAGCCGCGGCTCGCGGTCACGGCGGATCCGGCGCGCGGCGAGTGGATCTACCCGCTGATCTGGACCCGCCCGGCGGCCGTGATCGTCGATCTGCTGTCGCGGAACAAGAGCCTGTCGCGGATCGCCGACTTCATACCCGCGGAGCTTCCGGGCGTCGCGCGCGAGGCGTCCGCGCCTAGCGGCCGTTGAACAGGGGTTTGCGCTTCTCGAGGAACGCCCGCACGCCCTCCCGGTAGTCCTCGCTCTCGTAGCAGAGACGCGTCGCGGCATCGACGCGGGCATGGTCCCGACGCGCGGCATCCCGGCCGAGCTCGCGCGCGGCGATCTTCACTCCGCGAAGCGTGAGCGGCGCGTTCGCGGCGATCCGGTCGGCGGTCTCGCGCACGACCGACTCGAGCATCGACCTCGGAGCGACCGCGTTCACGAGCCCCATGGCCAGCGCCTCCTCCGCCCGATAACGCCGCGCGGTGTAGAGAATCTCGAGAGCTCGCGCGCTGCCGACCAGGCGGAGCAACGGCTCGAGCAGCCCGGCGGAGTAGCCCAGCCCGAGCTTCGCGGCGGGAATCGCGAAGCGCGCCTCGTCGGAGGCGAAGCGCAGATCCGCGCAGAGCGCGACCGCCACGCCGCCGCCCACGCAGAAGCCGTGGATCATCGCCAGCGTGGGCTTGTCGATCGCCGAGAGCGCGCGATACGCCTCGCTGCCGGCCCGGTCGTACTCGGCCGCGGCCGGCCCGCCCGAGCGACG is part of the Deltaproteobacteria bacterium genome and harbors:
- a CDS encoding transglutaminase domain-containing protein, translated to MLRPESPRWQGYVEDTVTIDWQTPPVMEKARELVAGCADDVAKARSVYFFVRDRIAHSVDAERDDLPCRASEVLAAGTGIGFSKSHLLAALLRAVGVPSGFCYQVLRRSPDGTETLLYGFNGVYLPSRERWILLDARGNKPGLSAEFSIEEPRLAVTADPARGEWIYPLIWTRPAAVIVDLLSRNKSLSRIADFIPAELPGVAREASAPSGR
- a CDS encoding enoyl-CoA hydratase (Catalyzes the reversible hydration of unsaturated fatty acyl-CoA to beta-hydroxyacyl-CoA) → MSGAVRTEKDGALGFLVFDHPARRNAISAEMWSQIPAAVEKLAKDDDVRVVVLRGEGEEAFVSGADISEFEQRRSGGPAAAEYDRAGSEAYRALSAIDKPTLAMIHGFCVGGGVAVALCADLRFASDEARFAIPAAKLGLGYSAGLLEPLLRLVGSARALEILYTARRYRAEEALAMGLVNAVAPRSMLESVVRETADRIAANAPLTLRGVKIAARELGRDAARRDHARVDAATRLCYESEDYREGVRAFLEKRKPLFNGR